The segment CGGCGTGGTTCTTACACTCGCGTACGGCGTTCGAAACGGTCATATTCGTCAGCATGTACGCGCTGATGCTGCTCTTTTACATGCGCTATCGCAACGATTCGCCCGCCAACTTGTACCTGACCATCCTCTTCGCCGGATTGGCTTTCTACAGCTACAGCGGCGGGCAGTTGATCATCGCCGGCACCGCGATGCTGCTCTTCGTCTCCGACTTCCGCTACCACTTCGAGCACAAACGCACGCTGCTGTTCGCCTTCATATTCGCGGTCGTCATTGCGCTGCCGTACGTTCGATTTCAACTCGATTACGAGGGCGAAACCTATTTCCATCTGCGCATGCTCGGCACTTACTGGCTGGAAGACCTGCCGTTTCGAGAGAAATTAAGCACTTTCATCAAGACCTACCTTCAAGGGCTGAACCCCGCATACTGGTATATCCCCCAGGAGACCGATCTCAGGCGTCACATCATGCGGGGATACGGACACATCCTCATTCCCACCCTGCCCATCATGTTGATCGGCTTGATCGAAGCGCTGCGTAAGTTGCGCCAGAGTCACAATCGCACGCTGCTGATCGCCGCGATCTGCGCGCCGCTGGGCGCATCCATCGTGGGGATCGGTATCACTCGCATCCTCTCGTTCGTGATCCCGGCCGCGATGCTGACGACGCTGGGGATCTCCCGTCTGGCAGATTGGCTTTCCCCACGCATTTCACAAAAAGCGTTCGCACTCGCAGCGATCCTGCTGCTCGGTGGCACGAATCTCTTCATGCTCTACGATTCAGTCACACACGGGTACACCTGGTACGATGATTACGGGCTCTACGGCGCCCAGTACGGCGCCCAACAGGTTTTCGATGCCGTTGAGGAACTTGCCCTCGCCCACCCCGAATACCGAATCTTCGTCTCCCCCACCTGGTCCAACGGCACTCACATACTGGAGCGCTTCTTCCTCCCCGAGTGGCTCAACGTCCATCTGGGCAATGCGGATTATTTCCTGCTGGAAAAGCGAGACCTCGACGAGCACACCCTCCTGGTACTCACCGCGGAAGAATACGCGGACGTATTGAACGAGGAGAAAGTCACGGACATCCGCGTGGAAAAGATGTTGAAGTACCCGGATGGCTCCGATGGTTTCTTTTTCATCCGCATGAATTACGCCCCGGACATCGACGAACGCCTCGCTGCGGAGAAGGCCGCCCGGCAGCAGCCCGTTACCGATTACGTGGAAATTGGCGGACATCTGGTCGAAATCGAACACTCCCAGATCGACCTGGGAAAAATCGAGTACATCTTCGACGACGATCCATTTACACTGATCCGCACCTTCGACATCAATCCTTTTACCATCAACTTCAATTTTCCCCGGCCCATCTCTCTCAACGGGATCGTAGCCACAACCGGCAGTATGGACATCGTTTTCAGCGCCCGCCTATACGGAGATTGGGGACCGGAGCCGATCGACATTTCCGAGACCTTCACGAATCTGGAGGACGATCCCACCGTGGAACTGGCCGTTCCAGACGGACCCAAAGAAGTGACGCGCATCGAAATCACCATTCTGGGGCAGGGGCTCAGCGACGAAAAAGTCCACATCCGCGATATTTCCCTCTACTGAATGCAAGCGCGTGCACGATCGTCGAGCGCTGATCTCGTAGGTCCGTAACCTGAAACCCACGATATAATTCCCGAGACCGGTCAATTGCCGCAGCTTTGCTTTATGCGGAATAATCGTCCGGAAGGCACGCCGCGAGGAGGGTGTCCTTGAAAGCCATTCTGTTCGACGAGCACGGAGGCCCCGAGGTTCTCCGATACGGCGAAATCGATGCGCCGCAGCCCGGTCCTGGGGAAGTTCAAATCCGTCTGCGCGCGGCGGCGTTGAATCACCTGGATTTATGGGTCCGCCAGGGCTGGCCCGGTTTGAAACTGGAATTTCCACACATACCGGGCGCAGACGGCGCGGGCGAGATCGCCGCGCGCGGAGAAAATGTCACCGATATCGAACTCGGTACACGCGTGGTGATCAACGCCAATCTGAGCTGCGGTCACTGCGACTACTGCCTTGCGGGGAAAGAAAACCTGTGCCGGGAATGGCAGCTGCTCGGGGAAACCGTCCGGGGCACCTATGCCGAGTACGTCGTCGTACCTGACACGAACGTAACGCCTCTGCCAGACTCCGTCGACGATCACACCGCTGCCGCAGCAGGCTTGGTCTTTCACACCGCCTGGCACTCTTTGATCCGGCGCGGCGACCTGCAGCCCGGCGAAAGCGTCCTCATCGTGGGCGCCTCCGGCGGTGTGAACACCGCCAGCATCCAGATCGCCAAATACAGCGGCGCCAAGGTCTTCGTCATCGGATCGAACTCAGAAAAATTGGCGCTGGCAGAATCGTTGGGCGCCGATGTGTGCATCGACCGCTCCAAAGTGGATGACTGGTCGAAAGCCGCGTTTCAGGCGAACGGCCGCCGGGGAGTCGACGTCGTGGTGGACAACGTAGGCGCCGGAAGCATGCCCCTCAGCCTGCGCGCCGCCCGTAAAGGCGGTCGTATTCTCATCGTCGGCAGCACTTCCGGGCCGAAACTCGAGCTCGACGACCGGTTGATTTTTCTCAAACATCTCTCGATTTTGGGCTCGACGATGGGCACGCTGCGCGATTTCGCAGAAGTCATGCAATTGATCATCAACGGGAACCTCAAGCCCGCGCTCGACCGCCGTTTCCCCCTCGAAGATGCGGCCGCAGCGCAAGCCCGCATGGCGGCCGGTGAACAAATGGGGAAGATTACCCTTGCCATCTAAACGACGCCCTCGGCTCGTAACTTGTCTGAGCCTGATAGTGTTAACCTATTCAGCCATCCAACTCATGGGACTGAAGGCAGGATTGTCGCTTCCCGACCTCAAACTCTCCGTTCCCAGAGGGTATCTGTTCCTCAAAAACGGTGTTTGGGGATTGGCCGGTGTATTCACTGCCGCAGCACTTTTCTTTGGATGGTCTCGAGCCCTGCAGTGGACGCGGGGCGTTGTGTTGCTGATCGGCATGTGGTATTGGATCGATAGAGTGACGTGGATGCATTCGGACTTCACACACCGATCGTGGCCGGTGGCAGCGTTGATCACTCTTTTGATGATTTCCGTGACCTTCTGGGTCACGAGCAGGAAGTCGGTGCAAGCGTATTATCGGGAGACGAATGTATGAGTCATTCTTCGAGAATCGAGCATCTTCAGAATTTGCGCAAGGACGCGCGAATGGGCGGCGGCCAGGAACGCATCGACGCCCACCACGAACGTGGCCGCCTGACCGCGCGCGAACGCCTCGAGATTCTGCTCGACACCGGATCGTTCCGCGAGACCGACATGTTCGTCACCCACCGCACGTACGATTTCGCCCTGGACCAACAGCGCTACCTGTCCGACAGCGTCGTCACCGGCTGGGGGACGATCGATGGACGGCTCGTGTACGTCTTCTCCCAGGACTTCACCGTCTTCGGCGGCAGCCTGGGGGAAGTTCATGCCGAGAAAATTTGCAAGATCATGGACATGGCGCTCAAGAACGGCGCACCGCTGATCGGCTTGAACGACTCGGGCGGTGCGCGCATCCAGGAGGGCGTCGTCTCGCTCGGTGCGTATGCCGATATCTTCCTGCGCAACACGCTCGCTTCCGGCGTCATTCCACAAATCAGCGCCATCATGGGACCGTGTGCGGGCGGCGCAGTCTACTCCCCGGCCATCACGGATTTTATCTTCATGGTTCAAAACTCATCCTACATGTTCATCACCGGTCCGGACGTAGTCAAGGCCGTCACCCACGAAGAGGTATCTTTCGAAGACCTCGGCGGTGCGGAAGTACACGCTTCTGAATCCGGCGTGTGTCATTTCATGGCGCCCAGCGAAGCGGACTGCCTCTACATGATCCGCCTGCTGTTCTCCTACCTTCCTCAAAACAACATGGAAGATCCACCCACGGTGGTTTCCAGCGACGACAGACTGCGCACTGAAGAAGCGCTCGACACCATCGTCCCCGACGATCCCAGCAAGCCGTACAACATGCGCGACATCATCCGTCTGGTCGTCGATGACGGTGCATTTTTCGAGATCCACGAGAACTACGCCCAGAGCATCGTAGTCGGCTTCGCCCGTTTGGGCGGCCACAGCGTGGGCATCGTCGCCAACCAGCCCGAAGTCCTGGCCGGCGTCCTGGACATCGATTCGTCCGTCAAGGGTGCACGTTTCGTGCGTTTCTGCGATTCGTTCAACATCCCCATCATCACCTTTGTGGACGTGCCCGGTTTCTTGCCCGGGACAAGCCAGGAACACGGTGGAATCATCCGCCACGGCGCCAAGCTGCTCTTCGCCTACTGCGAGGCCACGGTTCCCAAGATCACCGTCATCACCCGCAAGGCGTACGGCGGCGCGTACGTCGTCATGTCTTCGAAGCACATTCGCGGGGACCTGAACCTGGCCTGGCCCAGCGCCGAATTGGCCGTCATGGGACCGGAAGGCGCGGTGAAGATCATCCACCGCAAACAAATCACGGAATCGAAAAAGCCGGATAAGGAAGAAGCCGAACTGGTGGCGGACTACCGCGAGAAATTTTCCAATCCTTACGTCGCCGCAGCCCGCGGCTACGTCGACGACATCATCGAACCGCGCTACACACGCGCGCGCTTGATCAATGCGCTCGAAATGCTGTCCAACAAGCGTGATTCCAATCCGCCGAAGAAACATGGCAACATCCCGCTGTAAGCGTCTCATACCATTCCGCCTGATCGATGCGCACCCAAAAGGAAACTGGTTCGGATTTATACTTGAAGCACAACCTGTCTGAGGGAAACGATGTTCAAAAAGGTTCTCATCGCCAATCGAGGTGAAATCGCAGTGCGCATCATCCGAGCCTGCCGCGAGCTGGGGTTGAGCACGGTGGCGGTGTATTCGGAAGCCGATCGGCCTGCGCTGCACGTCCGCTATGCTGACGAGGCCTATCTGCTGGGCCCGTCCGCAGCCCGAGAATCCTATCTGCGCGCCGACAAGCTCATCGACATCGCCAAACGCACCAACGCCGGCGCCATCCATCCAGGCTACGGATTCCTGGCCGAACGCGAAGACTTCGCCCTCGCCGTCCAGGATGCAGGACTCAATTTCATCGGTCCGCGCCCGAGCGCCATCGCCGCCATGGGCGACAAAGCCGTGGCACGTGCCACCGTCACCGCAGCGGGTGTACCTGTCGTCCCGGGAACCGAAGGCGAGGGCAATTTGCGCGACGATGAACTCATCGCCATCGCACCGAAAATTGGCTTCCCACTGCTGATCAAAGCCACCGCCGGCGGCGGCGGAAAAGGCATGCGCGAGGTCAAC is part of the Anaerolineales bacterium genome and harbors:
- a CDS encoding glycosyltransferase family 39 protein; translated protein: MIVQNSKFTESVRRFGARLKEIPHARLFRPHKWQWDSRLFAIALLLYALTRLIAIEDFPIYFFTDEAAQTVLAEDLVNNDFRDADGTLLPTYFENNYLYNLSLSVYVQVIPYMLFGKSVFVTRATSALISILAAVAVALMLRDVFRTRFWWAGVLILSITPAWFLHSRTAFETVIFVSMYALMLLFYMRYRNDSPANLYLTILFAGLAFYSYSGGQLIIAGTAMLLFVSDFRYHFEHKRTLLFAFIFAVVIALPYVRFQLDYEGETYFHLRMLGTYWLEDLPFREKLSTFIKTYLQGLNPAYWYIPQETDLRRHIMRGYGHILIPTLPIMLIGLIEALRKLRQSHNRTLLIAAICAPLGASIVGIGITRILSFVIPAAMLTTLGISRLADWLSPRISQKAFALAAILLLGGTNLFMLYDSVTHGYTWYDDYGLYGAQYGAQQVFDAVEELALAHPEYRIFVSPTWSNGTHILERFFLPEWLNVHLGNADYFLLEKRDLDEHTLLVLTAEEYADVLNEEKVTDIRVEKMLKYPDGSDGFFFIRMNYAPDIDERLAAEKAARQQPVTDYVEIGGHLVEIEHSQIDLGKIEYIFDDDPFTLIRTFDINPFTINFNFPRPISLNGIVATTGSMDIVFSARLYGDWGPEPIDISETFTNLEDDPTVELAVPDGPKEVTRIEITILGQGLSDEKVHIRDISLY
- a CDS encoding zinc-binding dehydrogenase, giving the protein MKAILFDEHGGPEVLRYGEIDAPQPGPGEVQIRLRAAALNHLDLWVRQGWPGLKLEFPHIPGADGAGEIAARGENVTDIELGTRVVINANLSCGHCDYCLAGKENLCREWQLLGETVRGTYAEYVVVPDTNVTPLPDSVDDHTAAAAGLVFHTAWHSLIRRGDLQPGESVLIVGASGGVNTASIQIAKYSGAKVFVIGSNSEKLALAESLGADVCIDRSKVDDWSKAAFQANGRRGVDVVVDNVGAGSMPLSLRAARKGGRILIVGSTSGPKLELDDRLIFLKHLSILGSTMGTLRDFAEVMQLIINGNLKPALDRRFPLEDAAAAQARMAAGEQMGKITLAI
- a CDS encoding acyl-CoA carboxylase subunit beta — protein: MSHSSRIEHLQNLRKDARMGGGQERIDAHHERGRLTARERLEILLDTGSFRETDMFVTHRTYDFALDQQRYLSDSVVTGWGTIDGRLVYVFSQDFTVFGGSLGEVHAEKICKIMDMALKNGAPLIGLNDSGGARIQEGVVSLGAYADIFLRNTLASGVIPQISAIMGPCAGGAVYSPAITDFIFMVQNSSYMFITGPDVVKAVTHEEVSFEDLGGAEVHASESGVCHFMAPSEADCLYMIRLLFSYLPQNNMEDPPTVVSSDDRLRTEEALDTIVPDDPSKPYNMRDIIRLVVDDGAFFEIHENYAQSIVVGFARLGGHSVGIVANQPEVLAGVLDIDSSVKGARFVRFCDSFNIPIITFVDVPGFLPGTSQEHGGIIRHGAKLLFAYCEATVPKITVITRKAYGGAYVVMSSKHIRGDLNLAWPSAELAVMGPEGAVKIIHRKQITESKKPDKEEAELVADYREKFSNPYVAAARGYVDDIIEPRYTRARLINALEMLSNKRDSNPPKKHGNIPL